In Curtobacterium sp. MCPF17_002, one genomic interval encodes:
- a CDS encoding D-arabinono-1,4-lactone oxidase: protein MSDVIAAQRTRTNWAGNVTYRASGLARPTSLDEVQRLVVTTPRLTALGSRHSFNTIADTDALQVSLADLPPVLDIDTERRVVRVAAGMVHSQVAAGLEARGWALANLASLPHISTAGAVATGTHGSGVRNPSLAQAVVGLEVVRADGSVVFVDASSPDGALDAHRVALGALGVVTAVELAIEPTFQVATTVHLDLPWDAVVSQFDAVVSDAYSVSLFTSFDDRGARQVWVKHRTDEPAPSVDLVALGARPATGPVHPGENDPAGVTEQGGVPGPWSERLPHFRSSFTPSTGAEIQAEYLLPAASAVPALQALRPLQELFAPLLIAAEVRTVAPDTAWLAPSSGRQSVGIHFTFRRDAAAVAAAVERIEDVLAPFDARPHWGKVSATSAERLHEVYPRLSSFAALARDLDPTGRFRNLFLARVLA from the coding sequence ATGAGCGACGTGATCGCAGCGCAGCGCACGCGGACGAACTGGGCCGGCAACGTCACCTACCGGGCGTCGGGTCTGGCGCGGCCGACCTCCCTCGACGAGGTGCAGCGGCTCGTGGTGACCACGCCGCGTCTGACCGCGCTGGGGTCACGGCACTCGTTCAACACGATCGCCGACACCGACGCCCTGCAGGTGTCGCTCGCGGACCTGCCGCCGGTGCTCGACATCGACACGGAACGTCGCGTCGTGCGCGTCGCCGCCGGCATGGTCCACAGTCAGGTCGCCGCCGGCCTGGAGGCACGTGGCTGGGCCCTCGCGAACCTCGCGTCCCTGCCGCACATCTCCACGGCCGGGGCGGTCGCCACCGGCACGCACGGTTCCGGTGTGCGGAACCCCTCGCTCGCGCAGGCCGTCGTCGGCCTCGAGGTGGTCCGCGCCGACGGTTCCGTGGTGTTCGTCGACGCGTCCTCGCCGGACGGGGCGCTCGACGCCCACCGGGTGGCGCTCGGCGCGCTCGGCGTCGTCACCGCGGTGGAGCTCGCGATCGAGCCGACGTTCCAGGTCGCCACCACGGTGCACCTCGACCTGCCATGGGACGCCGTGGTGTCGCAGTTCGACGCCGTGGTGTCCGACGCGTACTCGGTGTCGCTGTTCACGTCGTTCGACGACCGCGGTGCCCGGCAGGTCTGGGTGAAGCACCGCACCGACGAGCCGGCGCCGTCCGTCGACCTCGTCGCGCTCGGCGCCCGCCCTGCCACCGGTCCCGTGCACCCGGGCGAGAACGACCCTGCCGGCGTCACCGAGCAGGGCGGCGTGCCCGGGCCGTGGTCCGAGCGGTTGCCGCACTTCCGGTCCTCGTTCACCCCCTCCACCGGGGCGGAGATCCAGGCGGAGTACCTGCTGCCCGCGGCCTCGGCCGTGCCGGCGCTGCAGGCGTTGCGGCCGCTGCAGGAGCTGTTCGCCCCACTCCTCATCGCCGCCGAGGTCCGCACCGTCGCGCCCGACACGGCTTGGCTCGCGCCGTCGTCGGGACGGCAGTCGGTCGGGATCCACTTCACGTTCCGACGGGACGCCGCCGCCGTGGCCGCCGCAGTCGAGCGCATCGAGGACGTCCTCGCGCCGTTCGACGCCCGGCCGCACTGGGGGAAGGTCTCGGCGACGAGTGCCGAGCGGCTGCACGAGGTGTACCCGAGGCTGTCGTCGTTCGCCGCCCTGGCGCGGGACCTCGACCCGACCGGCCGGTTCCGGAACCTGTTCCTGGCGCGCGTCCTGGCCTGA
- the araA gene encoding L-arabinose isomerase produces MTQPVDPQATLDSYEVWFLTGSQGLYGEETLRQVESQSRQVHAELAAALPVKLVWKPVLKDADGIRRALIEASADDRVIGVTTWMHTFSPAKMWIGGLQALSKPLLHLHTQANVTLPWADIDFDFMNLNQAAHGDREFGYALARLGVRHATAVGHVSDERVQQRVANWTRAAAGAAAVRSLKLTRFGDNMRYVAVTEGDKTEAEIELGVQVNTWAVNELASAVEAAEADTRAVDELVAVYERDYDVEPALRDGGDRHQALRDGAAIELGLRALLSQNQSAAFTTNFEDLGSLRQLPGLAVQRLMADGYGFGAEGDWKTAVLVRAMNVAGAGLPGGASLMEDYTYDLTPGAEKILGAHMLEVSPTLSSSRPTLEIHPLGIGGKDDPVRLVFTADPGEAVVVALSDTRDGFRLTANVVDVVPPTEALPKLPVGRAVWEPRPSFPVAAEAWLTAGAAHHTVMTTAVGLQVVEDFATMVGTEFLVIDEHTTSRGFRDEVRSQQTWHRLDRGF; encoded by the coding sequence ATGACGCAGCCGGTCGACCCCCAGGCAACACTGGACAGCTACGAGGTCTGGTTCCTCACCGGCAGCCAGGGGCTGTACGGCGAGGAGACCCTCCGTCAGGTGGAGTCGCAGAGCAGGCAGGTGCACGCGGAACTGGCCGCGGCGCTGCCGGTGAAGCTCGTGTGGAAGCCCGTCCTCAAGGACGCCGACGGCATCCGGCGCGCGCTCATCGAGGCCAGCGCGGACGACCGGGTCATCGGCGTCACCACGTGGATGCACACGTTCAGCCCGGCGAAGATGTGGATCGGCGGTCTGCAGGCGCTCTCGAAGCCGCTGCTGCACCTGCACACGCAGGCGAACGTCACGCTGCCGTGGGCGGACATCGACTTCGACTTCATGAACCTCAACCAGGCCGCGCACGGTGACCGCGAGTTCGGCTACGCCCTCGCGCGGCTCGGTGTCCGGCACGCGACCGCCGTCGGGCACGTGTCCGACGAGCGGGTGCAGCAGCGGGTCGCGAACTGGACCCGTGCGGCCGCCGGTGCCGCCGCCGTCCGCTCGCTGAAGCTCACGCGGTTCGGCGACAACATGCGCTACGTCGCGGTCACCGAGGGCGACAAGACCGAGGCGGAGATCGAGCTCGGCGTGCAGGTGAACACCTGGGCCGTGAACGAGCTGGCGTCGGCAGTCGAAGCGGCGGAAGCCGACACCAGGGCGGTCGACGAGCTCGTCGCCGTCTACGAGCGCGACTACGACGTGGAGCCGGCGCTGCGTGACGGAGGCGACCGCCACCAGGCGCTCCGCGACGGCGCCGCCATCGAACTCGGTCTGCGCGCCCTCCTGTCGCAGAACCAGAGTGCCGCGTTCACCACGAACTTCGAGGACCTCGGCTCCCTCAGGCAGCTCCCCGGCCTCGCCGTGCAGCGCCTGATGGCCGACGGCTACGGCTTCGGTGCCGAGGGCGACTGGAAGACGGCTGTGCTGGTGCGCGCGATGAACGTCGCCGGTGCCGGGCTCCCCGGTGGCGCGTCGCTCATGGAGGACTACACGTACGATCTCACCCCGGGTGCGGAGAAGATCCTCGGCGCGCACATGCTCGAGGTCTCGCCGACGCTCTCGTCGTCGCGTCCCACGCTCGAGATCCACCCGCTCGGCATCGGCGGCAAGGACGACCCGGTGCGCCTGGTCTTCACCGCCGACCCCGGCGAGGCCGTCGTCGTGGCGCTCTCGGACACCCGCGACGGCTTCCGCCTCACCGCGAACGTCGTCGACGTGGTCCCGCCGACCGAGGCGCTGCCGAAGCTCCCCGTCGGCCGTGCCGTCTGGGAGCCGCGTCCGTCGTTCCCGGTCGCCGCCGAGGCCTGGCTCACCGCCGGCGCCGCCCACCACACCGTCATGACGACGGCCGTCGGCCTGCAGGTCGTCGAGGACTTCGCGACGATGGTGGGCACCGAGTTCCTGGTCATCGACGAGCACACGACGTCCCGCGGCTTCCGGGACGAGGTCCGCTCGCAGCAGACCTGGCACCGCCTCGACCGCGGGTTCTGA
- a CDS encoding L-ribulose-5-phosphate 4-epimerase, which yields MTDVTDRTDATAEAVAATRARVSALHGELVRYGLVIWTGGNVSERVPGTDLFVIKPSGVSSDDLRPENQVVCTLDGVPADGWGNAHGPSSDTAAHAYVYRNLPEVGGVVHTHSTYATAWAARAEPIPCVITAMADEFGGPIPVGPFAIIGDDSIGHGIVETLSGHRSRAVLMQNHGVFTIGKDAKDAVKAAVMCEDVARTVHIAKQLGDPVPIAAADIDRLFDRYQNVYGQNPEGAMR from the coding sequence ATGACGGACGTGACCGACCGCACCGACGCGACAGCAGAGGCCGTCGCCGCCACCCGCGCACGCGTCTCCGCCCTGCACGGCGAACTCGTCCGCTACGGCCTCGTCATCTGGACCGGCGGCAACGTGTCCGAACGCGTGCCCGGCACCGACCTCTTCGTCATCAAGCCGAGCGGGGTGTCGAGCGACGACCTGCGCCCGGAGAACCAGGTGGTCTGCACCCTCGACGGCGTCCCGGCCGACGGCTGGGGCAACGCGCACGGCCCGTCCTCCGACACCGCGGCGCACGCCTACGTGTACCGGAACCTGCCCGAGGTCGGCGGCGTCGTGCACACCCACTCCACCTACGCGACCGCCTGGGCGGCCCGCGCCGAACCGATCCCGTGCGTGATCACCGCGATGGCGGACGAGTTCGGCGGCCCGATCCCGGTCGGCCCGTTCGCGATCATCGGCGACGACTCGATCGGCCACGGCATCGTCGAGACGCTCAGCGGCCACCGCTCCCGGGCCGTGCTCATGCAGAACCACGGCGTGTTCACGATCGGCAAGGACGCGAAGGACGCCGTGAAGGCCGCGGTGATGTGCGAGGACGTCGCCCGCACCGTGCACATCGCGAAGCAGCTCGGCGACCCGGTCCCGATCGCGGCAGCAGACATCGATCGACTCTTCGATCGCTACCAGAACGTCTACGGACAGAACCCCGAAGGAGCCATGCGATGA
- a CDS encoding FGGY-family carbohydrate kinase has translation MSDDRRQQVVDGRTTLGIELGSTRIKACLVDEDLVPIAAGAHEWENEFVDGRWTYSLEAVETGLRAAYAALVADVEAQYGVTPTTFRAAGVSAMMHGYLAFDADGELLVPFRTWRNTSTGPAAERLSDALGFNIPLRWSIAHLYQAVLDDEPHVPQIAGITSLAGYVHRRLTGRDVLGVGDASGVFPIDSSPSDSGPGAPGSREFDHEMVARTQELLGDAVPDLGALLPEVLVAGDDAGALTPEGAAWLDPTGSLRPGVPLCPPEGDAGTGMVATNAVAPRTGNVSVGTSIFAMVVLEQPLESAHEELDVVTTPSGDAVAMVHCNNGASEIAAWARVFGRFAEASGTPMPTDDVFRVLLDEAEQADPDAGGLLSFNYLAGEPVTHVADGRPLLLRTPDARFTLGNLVRSEVHGAFATLAIGMEVLHAEQVEVDRMTAHGGLFRTPGAPQQLLAAALRVPVALEETAGEGGAWGIAVLAAYLEHTEHHLADFLAETVFGGDAVHVADPEPRDVAGFQTYLDRYRAALPVQAVAAATTGTDATGTGAAAAPGADATTTRGEGPAGAEPRLPAEQEVTR, from the coding sequence ATGAGCGACGACCGCCGACAACAGGTCGTGGACGGCCGCACGACGCTCGGCATCGAGCTCGGCTCCACGCGCATCAAGGCATGCCTGGTGGACGAGGACCTCGTGCCCATCGCCGCCGGCGCGCACGAGTGGGAGAACGAGTTCGTCGACGGTCGCTGGACCTACTCCCTCGAGGCCGTCGAGACCGGACTCCGCGCCGCGTACGCCGCCCTCGTGGCCGACGTCGAGGCCCAGTACGGCGTGACCCCCACGACCTTCCGCGCCGCCGGGGTCTCCGCCATGATGCACGGCTACCTCGCGTTCGACGCCGACGGTGAACTGCTCGTGCCGTTCCGGACCTGGCGCAACACCTCCACGGGGCCCGCCGCCGAACGGCTGAGCGACGCGCTCGGCTTCAACATCCCGCTCCGATGGTCGATCGCGCACCTCTACCAGGCCGTCCTCGACGACGAGCCGCACGTGCCGCAGATCGCCGGCATCACGTCGCTCGCCGGGTACGTGCACCGCCGCCTCACCGGCCGCGACGTCCTCGGCGTCGGCGACGCGAGCGGCGTGTTCCCGATCGACAGCAGCCCGTCCGACAGCGGCCCGGGCGCCCCGGGCTCGCGCGAGTTCGACCACGAGATGGTGGCCCGGACGCAGGAGCTCCTCGGCGACGCCGTGCCGGACCTCGGCGCGCTCCTGCCCGAGGTCCTCGTCGCCGGTGACGACGCCGGAGCGCTCACCCCCGAGGGTGCCGCGTGGCTCGACCCGACCGGTTCGCTCCGCCCCGGCGTCCCGCTCTGCCCGCCCGAGGGCGACGCCGGCACCGGCATGGTCGCGACGAACGCCGTCGCGCCCCGCACTGGGAACGTCAGCGTCGGCACGAGCATCTTCGCGATGGTCGTCCTCGAGCAGCCGCTCGAGTCCGCGCACGAGGAGCTCGACGTCGTCACCACCCCGTCCGGCGACGCCGTCGCGATGGTGCACTGCAACAACGGCGCGAGCGAGATCGCGGCCTGGGCGAGGGTGTTCGGACGCTTCGCGGAGGCATCGGGCACCCCGATGCCGACCGACGACGTGTTCCGGGTCCTGCTGGACGAAGCCGAACAGGCCGACCCGGACGCCGGCGGGCTCCTCTCCTTCAACTACCTGGCGGGCGAACCCGTCACCCACGTGGCCGACGGCCGACCGCTGCTCCTCCGCACCCCGGACGCGCGCTTCACCCTGGGCAACCTGGTGCGCTCCGAGGTGCACGGTGCCTTCGCCACCCTCGCGATCGGCATGGAGGTACTGCACGCCGAGCAGGTGGAGGTCGACCGGATGACCGCCCACGGCGGCCTCTTCCGGACGCCCGGCGCACCGCAGCAGCTGCTCGCCGCGGCGCTCCGCGTGCCCGTCGCCCTCGAGGAGACCGCAGGGGAGGGCGGTGCCTGGGGCATCGCCGTGCTCGCCGCGTACCTCGAGCACACCGAGCACCACCTCGCGGACTTCCTGGCCGAGACCGTCTTCGGCGGGGACGCGGTGCACGTCGCCGACCCGGAGCCGCGCGACGTCGCGGGCTTCCAGACCTACCTCGACCGGTACCGCGCAGCCCTGCCCGTCCAGGCCGTGGCGGCAGCGACCACCGGAACCGACGCGACCGGCACCGGTGCGGCAGCCGCCCCCGGCGCCGACGCGACCACGACCCGAGGTGAGGGGCCGGCAGGAGCCGAGCCGCGCCTCCCGGCAGAGCAGGAAGTGACCCGATGA
- a CDS encoding LacI family DNA-binding transcriptional regulator, with amino-acid sequence MTLERSTVDRGAQPVRITDVAALAGVSIGTASKALNGTGQLRDATRARVKDAAEKLGFVGDARARALSSGRTYTVGMITTDSFGRFSIPVLLGAEDALSAGQMAVLLCDTRDDHVRETHYLRSLAARGVDGIIVTGRSADPRPPIDVSMPVVYAFTPSTSASDVSITLDDSAGSAAVASHLLTLGRSKVAIVTGPERHRSAERRVAGAVSVLGSRLVTPPLFGEWSERWGRQAVDVLARGSIDVDAIVCGSDQIARGVCDRLRELGRSVPEDVAVTGFDDWDVMALASRPPLTTVDLRLEELGRVAGRALLDLIDGGSAASAAVTPSLVVRESTVGA; translated from the coding sequence GTGACACTCGAACGCTCCACCGTCGACCGTGGCGCGCAGCCCGTCCGCATCACCGACGTGGCGGCGCTCGCCGGGGTGTCGATCGGCACCGCCTCCAAGGCGCTCAACGGCACCGGGCAGCTGCGGGACGCGACGCGGGCTCGGGTGAAGGACGCCGCCGAGAAGCTCGGGTTCGTCGGGGACGCCCGGGCGCGTGCGCTGTCCTCCGGTCGGACCTACACGGTCGGCATGATCACCACCGACTCGTTCGGACGGTTCTCGATCCCGGTGCTCCTCGGCGCCGAGGACGCCCTGTCCGCCGGGCAGATGGCCGTGCTCCTCTGCGACACCCGCGACGACCACGTCCGCGAGACGCACTACCTCCGCTCGCTCGCGGCCCGCGGGGTCGACGGCATCATCGTCACCGGACGCTCCGCCGACCCCCGCCCGCCCATCGACGTGTCCATGCCCGTCGTCTACGCCTTCACGCCGTCGACCTCGGCGTCCGACGTGTCGATCACCCTCGACGACTCGGCCGGCAGTGCGGCCGTGGCGTCCCACCTCCTGACGCTCGGCAGGTCGAAGGTCGCGATCGTCACCGGTCCCGAGCGCCACCGGTCCGCCGAACGACGTGTCGCCGGAGCGGTGTCGGTGCTCGGCTCCCGGCTCGTCACCCCGCCGCTGTTCGGCGAGTGGTCGGAGCGCTGGGGGCGTCAGGCCGTCGACGTGCTGGCGCGGGGCTCGATCGACGTCGACGCGATCGTGTGCGGGAGCGACCAGATCGCCCGTGGCGTGTGTGACCGGCTGCGGGAGCTCGGCCGGTCCGTCCCCGAGGACGTCGCCGTCACCGGGTTCGACGACTGGGACGTGATGGCGTTGGCGAGCCGGCCGCCCCTGACCACGGTGGACCTGCGGCTCGAGGAGCTCGGGCGCGTGGCGGGGCGGGCGCTCCTCGACCTCATCGACGGCGGTTCGGCGGCGTCGGCCGCGGTCACGCCGTCCCTCGTCGTCCGCGAGAGCACCGTCGGCGCCTGA
- a CDS encoding beta-L-arabinofuranosidase domain-containing protein produces the protein MTTTLATDSRAQTATPVLPTADAHLTLRPLPTGSARITGGFWALRQERNGRDAIRGGYDLLETAGNFRNLRIAAGLEDGDATGPIFMDSDVTKWLEAVAWEYGRAPSDDLLDLQREVTALYAQAQADDGYLDSVQQIRGDGERYTDLKWSHEMYCAGHLYQAAVAQHRATGDTGLLEVAIKNADHLVRTFGDGTAPDGTPKKHDVDGHPVVEMGLVELYRETGDRAYLDLAHWFVDARGHGIIERAGGEPTYFSDRVPSREATTVEGHAVRAVYLAAGAVDVAIETGDTELLAASERQFADMMATKAFITGGLGARWDWEAFGDPYELPTDRGYAETCAAIGGVQWAWRLLLATGKPVYADAIERLLYNAFLAGVSLGGTEYFYVNPLQQRDHAHQDENRSPAHGRRGWFDCACCPPNIMRTFASLDGYLATATDGGLQLHQYATATLGSVRVETGYPHDGRVVVTVTEDGPLALGLRIPAWSDTTTVTGAGGDASPAAGTLHVIDREWTAGDTVELAFDTTPHRYVADARIDAARGQVAIERGPLVYAVEQADQQGFTVDDLTVDADAPITEERQEGLLDGIVTLRIQGHAPAEHEQAAWPYRRLDGPGGADHAVDATSVDDVAGSESATTGLQAVRDVTATAVPYYAWANRGAAPMRVWLPLAR, from the coding sequence ATGACCACCACGCTCGCGACCGACAGCCGCGCGCAGACCGCGACGCCGGTCCTCCCGACCGCCGACGCGCACCTCACGCTCCGGCCCCTGCCGACCGGGTCCGCCCGGATCACCGGCGGCTTCTGGGCACTCCGGCAGGAGCGCAACGGCCGCGACGCGATCCGCGGCGGCTACGACCTGCTCGAGACCGCGGGGAACTTCCGGAACCTCCGGATCGCCGCCGGCCTCGAGGACGGCGACGCGACCGGCCCGATCTTCATGGACTCGGACGTCACGAAGTGGCTCGAGGCGGTTGCGTGGGAGTACGGCCGCGCACCGTCCGACGACCTGCTCGACCTGCAGCGCGAGGTCACGGCGCTGTACGCCCAGGCGCAGGCCGACGACGGCTACCTCGACTCCGTGCAGCAGATCCGCGGCGACGGTGAGCGGTACACGGACCTCAAGTGGAGCCACGAGATGTACTGCGCCGGGCACCTGTACCAGGCGGCCGTGGCGCAGCACCGTGCGACGGGCGACACCGGGCTGCTCGAGGTCGCGATCAAGAACGCGGACCACCTCGTCCGCACGTTCGGCGACGGCACCGCCCCCGACGGCACGCCCAAGAAGCACGACGTCGACGGCCACCCCGTCGTCGAGATGGGTCTCGTCGAGCTGTACCGCGAGACCGGCGACCGCGCGTACCTCGACCTGGCGCACTGGTTCGTCGACGCCCGCGGGCACGGCATCATCGAGCGCGCCGGCGGCGAGCCGACGTACTTCTCCGACCGGGTCCCGAGCCGCGAGGCAACGACCGTCGAGGGCCACGCCGTCCGGGCCGTGTACCTGGCGGCCGGCGCGGTGGACGTCGCGATCGAGACCGGCGACACCGAGCTCCTCGCCGCGAGCGAGCGCCAGTTCGCGGACATGATGGCGACGAAGGCGTTCATCACCGGCGGTCTCGGCGCCCGCTGGGACTGGGAGGCGTTCGGCGACCCGTACGAGCTCCCCACCGACCGCGGCTACGCGGAGACCTGCGCGGCGATCGGCGGCGTCCAGTGGGCGTGGCGGCTGCTCCTCGCGACCGGCAAGCCGGTGTACGCCGACGCGATCGAGCGCCTGCTCTACAACGCGTTCCTCGCCGGCGTCAGCCTGGGCGGCACCGAGTACTTCTACGTCAACCCGCTGCAGCAGCGGGACCACGCGCACCAGGACGAGAACCGCTCCCCCGCGCACGGCCGCCGCGGCTGGTTCGACTGCGCCTGCTGCCCGCCGAACATCATGCGCACCTTCGCGAGCCTCGACGGCTACCTGGCCACGGCGACTGACGGCGGCCTGCAGCTGCACCAGTACGCGACCGCCACGCTCGGCAGCGTCCGGGTGGAGACCGGGTACCCGCACGACGGCCGCGTGGTCGTCACGGTCACCGAAGACGGCCCGCTCGCCCTCGGGCTGCGGATCCCGGCGTGGTCGGACACGACGACCGTCACGGGTGCCGGCGGCGACGCGAGCCCCGCGGCGGGCACGCTGCACGTCATCGACCGCGAGTGGACCGCCGGTGACACCGTCGAGCTCGCCTTCGACACGACGCCGCACCGGTACGTCGCGGACGCCCGCATCGACGCCGCCCGGGGGCAGGTCGCCATCGAGCGCGGCCCCCTCGTGTACGCGGTCGAGCAGGCGGACCAGCAGGGCTTCACGGTCGACGACCTGACGGTCGACGCGGACGCACCGATCACCGAGGAGCGCCAGGAGGGACTCCTCGACGGCATCGTCACGCTGCGGATCCAGGGACACGCCCCCGCCGAGCACGAGCAGGCAGCGTGGCCGTACCGCCGTCTGGACGGGCCTGGAGGCGCGGATCACGCCGTGGACGCGACCAGCGTCGACGACGTGGCCGGTTCCGAGAGCGCCACCACGGGCCTCCAGGCCGTCCGCGACGTCACCGCGACCGCGGTCCCGTACTACGCCTGGGCGAACCGCGGAGCCGCGCCGATGCGCGTCTGGCTCCCGCTGGCGCGGTGA
- a CDS encoding sugar ABC transporter substrate-binding protein, producing MKRRAFLAGGIAGGAALTLAACSGTLPKVDAQVAAFGQNATGTVHVWCRAATQAGLTAAVAGFNKANPKLQVELTPVPDGQYVTKLATAIRGGEPPDVVDIDDINSQLFIFREAFADLTDVVKGLDYFDEISPGHLRLLEYKSRYYGLPYLADNSQLFVNTELFDKAGLDVEDSTKDLDSLLAAAKAIRETGDDVYGWSISGNAAGIIGFVTQPHVWATGVDMMSGAVGSQRANITGNEALERMLEFYRQLWKDGVLSKATYSDAGTTWGADFRAGKVGIFPTSYGATVPAATKAMRAKMQTVLIPSWDGKRSFFDGGDNMCIPNGAANPSGGWAFMQYANGLQQQQALPDGGYFPTRSDAATPAYRKKYPLAFGPLDAIDKGYAPQTLAYNLLNNQPSSPYFAMFREAVFGSGTTAAMKTAQSEYQRILDQVQA from the coding sequence GTGAAGCGCAGAGCGTTCCTCGCCGGCGGCATCGCCGGCGGGGCGGCCCTCACCCTGGCCGCGTGCTCCGGCACACTGCCCAAGGTCGACGCACAGGTCGCCGCCTTCGGACAGAACGCCACCGGCACGGTGCACGTCTGGTGCCGCGCCGCCACCCAGGCCGGGCTGACGGCAGCCGTCGCCGGCTTCAACAAGGCGAACCCGAAGCTGCAGGTCGAGCTGACACCGGTGCCCGACGGGCAGTACGTGACCAAGCTCGCGACCGCGATCCGTGGCGGTGAGCCGCCGGACGTCGTCGACATCGACGACATCAACTCGCAGCTGTTCATCTTCCGCGAGGCGTTCGCCGACCTCACCGACGTCGTCAAGGGACTCGACTACTTCGACGAGATCTCCCCCGGCCACCTGCGTCTGCTCGAGTACAAGAGCCGGTACTACGGCCTGCCGTACCTGGCGGACAACTCGCAGCTCTTCGTCAACACCGAGCTGTTCGACAAGGCCGGGCTCGACGTCGAGGACTCGACGAAGGACCTCGACAGCCTGCTCGCCGCGGCGAAGGCGATCCGGGAGACCGGCGACGACGTCTACGGGTGGTCGATCTCCGGGAACGCCGCGGGGATCATCGGGTTCGTCACCCAGCCACACGTCTGGGCCACCGGCGTCGACATGATGTCCGGTGCGGTCGGCTCGCAGCGGGCGAACATCACCGGCAACGAGGCCCTCGAACGGATGCTCGAGTTCTACCGGCAGCTGTGGAAGGACGGCGTGCTCTCGAAGGCGACGTACTCCGACGCCGGCACGACCTGGGGCGCCGACTTCCGGGCCGGGAAGGTCGGCATCTTCCCGACCTCGTACGGCGCGACCGTGCCCGCGGCCACCAAGGCGATGCGGGCGAAGATGCAGACCGTGCTGATCCCGTCGTGGGACGGCAAGCGGTCGTTCTTCGACGGCGGCGACAACATGTGCATCCCGAACGGGGCGGCGAACCCGTCCGGGGGTTGGGCGTTCATGCAGTACGCGAACGGCCTGCAGCAGCAGCAGGCGCTGCCGGACGGGGGTTACTTCCCGACCCGCTCGGACGCGGCGACGCCGGCGTACCGGAAGAAGTACCCGCTCGCGTTCGGCCCGCTCGACGCGATCGACAAGGGGTACGCGCCGCAGACCCTCGCGTACAACCTGCTCAACAACCAGCCCTCGTCGCCGTACTTCGCGATGTTCCGCGAGGCCGTGTTCGGGTCCGGGACGACCGCCGCCATGAAGACGGCGCAGTCCGAGTACCAGCGCATCCTCGACCAGGTCCAGGCCTGA
- a CDS encoding sugar ABC transporter permease produces the protein MSTISTRRTAGRTGAGRSTVGRGPGRGPVRSRNSLTHPPRTGAVLVAPAILFVAVFVLVPLVFALYISFTNWPLIGPYRFIGLQNYATLFQDPTFVHAIGYTLLYTAIVTLPILALGYFLAVLVRSRRRGSTLLRTVFFLPYVVGLTTLSFMLVLEAQPNSGAVNMVLHWLGITDGSTAWLVNGPLATLLICVLVVWAVSGLTMVLLMSAMQGVPDEVYESAQLEGASWWQTERLITFPMIRPTVALSVIISVIGSLLAFNQFYILTQGGPGTETTTIVNAIYNRGFVNLQLGAATAQSIALVIVIAAVTVFQFWALREKD, from the coding sequence ATGTCGACCATCTCCACCCGGCGCACCGCCGGCCGGACCGGCGCCGGCCGTTCCACCGTGGGGCGTGGGCCGGGCCGCGGCCCGGTCCGCTCCCGGAACTCGCTCACCCACCCGCCGCGCACCGGGGCGGTGCTCGTCGCCCCGGCGATCCTGTTCGTGGCGGTGTTCGTCCTCGTCCCGCTCGTGTTCGCGCTCTACATCTCGTTCACGAACTGGCCCCTCATCGGGCCGTACCGGTTCATCGGACTGCAGAACTACGCGACGCTGTTCCAGGACCCGACCTTCGTGCACGCCATCGGGTACACGCTGCTGTACACGGCGATCGTCACCCTGCCGATCCTCGCGCTCGGGTACTTCCTGGCCGTGCTCGTCCGGTCCCGCCGACGCGGCAGCACCCTGCTGCGGACGGTGTTCTTCCTGCCGTACGTGGTCGGTCTGACGACGCTCTCGTTCATGCTCGTCCTCGAGGCGCAGCCGAACTCCGGGGCCGTGAACATGGTGCTCCACTGGCTCGGCATCACCGACGGCAGCACGGCCTGGCTCGTGAACGGTCCCCTCGCCACGCTGCTCATCTGCGTGCTCGTGGTGTGGGCGGTGTCCGGGCTGACAATGGTGCTGCTCATGTCGGCGATGCAGGGCGTCCCCGACGAGGTGTACGAGTCCGCGCAGCTCGAGGGCGCGTCCTGGTGGCAGACCGAGCGGCTCATCACGTTCCCGATGATCCGGCCCACGGTGGCACTCAGCGTGATCATCTCGGTGATCGGGTCCCTGCTGGCGTTCAACCAGTTCTACATCCTCACCCAGGGCGGTCCGGGCACCGAGACCACGACCATCGTCAACGCCATCTACAACCGCGGGTTCGTGAACCTGCAGCTCGGGGCGGCGACCGCGCAGTCGATCGCGCTCGTCATCGTCATCGCCGCCGTCACGGTGTTCCAGTTCTGGGCACTGCGAGAGAAGGACTGA